The following coding sequences lie in one Bacteroides helcogenes P 36-108 genomic window:
- a CDS encoding toxin-antitoxin system YwqK family antitoxin: MKKIMLLLLFGAMVLTGTAQEKVYQIEEITVINYGDGRMLFRLKNEEKAPLNGPYRLIDGYHSEYILADFKEGMYHGDYRHFKENKLLEECRYKEGSKEGLYKRYYGDGQTVQSERTFIDGKVDGVSRTYHSNGKVETEKVYKLGVEDGYDRRYDSDGTLTLDECYKDGKRDGKWTEHLSGNVGDVTRISFYKNGLPDGQWSETWKDGKPRSKSSYKDGKKEGVWMEYGKGGKPEKSITYKNDEKNGEEITYFTDGTPEKSSNYLNGKLNGVAKEFYFGSGQCKSEYTFKNGEREGAYKRYFDTGKLREEGRCEADSEVYRKEYYANGKLKSVAERKGGGWNTIERYDSEGNKE; encoded by the coding sequence ATGAAGAAGATTATGTTACTGCTCCTTTTCGGAGCAATGGTACTCACGGGTACGGCACAGGAGAAAGTTTACCAGATAGAAGAAATCACCGTCATCAACTATGGGGATGGCCGGATGCTCTTTCGCCTGAAAAATGAAGAAAAGGCCCCGCTCAACGGCCCGTACCGCCTGATTGACGGCTACCACTCGGAGTACATTCTTGCCGACTTTAAGGAGGGTATGTATCACGGCGATTACCGACATTTCAAGGAGAACAAACTGCTTGAAGAGTGCCGCTACAAAGAGGGAAGCAAGGAGGGGCTATACAAACGCTATTATGGTGATGGACAGACCGTGCAGAGTGAGCGAACGTTTATAGACGGCAAGGTGGATGGCGTGAGCCGGACATACCACTCGAACGGCAAAGTGGAAACCGAAAAAGTATATAAGTTGGGGGTTGAAGACGGCTATGACCGCCGATACGACAGCGACGGCACTTTGACGCTCGACGAATGTTATAAAGACGGCAAGCGAGATGGCAAATGGACTGAACATTTGTCGGGCAACGTAGGAGATGTGACCCGCATCAGTTTCTATAAGAACGGCTTGCCCGACGGTCAGTGGAGCGAAACGTGGAAAGACGGCAAGCCCCGTAGCAAAAGCAGCTATAAAGACGGCAAAAAAGAGGGTGTCTGGATGGAATATGGTAAAGGCGGCAAGCCCGAAAAGTCCATCACTTACAAAAATGATGAAAAGAACGGAGAAGAGATTACTTATTTCACCGACGGCACTCCTGAAAAGTCATCAAACTACCTCAATGGCAAATTGAACGGAGTAGCAAAGGAATTCTATTTTGGTTCAGGCCAATGCAAATCGGAATATACTTTCAAGAACGGTGAGCGTGAAGGAGCCTATAAACGCTACTTTGATACCGGAAAGTTGCGGGAAGAGGGCCGTTGCGAAGCCGATAGCGAGGTCTATCGCAAGGAGTATTACGCCAACGGCAAGCTCAAATCGGTTGCCGAGCGCAAGGGCGGAGGTTGGAATACCATTGAAAGATATGATTCGGAGGGTAACAAAGAGTGA
- a CDS encoding TetR/AcrR family transcriptional regulator, giving the protein MKQEEKRTRNRRTNEQLDTDVMSELERLVAEQGFGNVNLSTLTKAAGIEANVFYRRYGSMDNLYDKLAKQYDFWMNNAIDISNIHVLGPKKFFAETFKTLFRNLSENPVMQKLLLYEMSVVNDTTKRTAETRDIMNLNLITYYETLFKPAKVNIKSIAAILIGGIYYLILHKECAKICTIDFDTPEGEKAFSEGVDFLTDAVFNRLEAYERDRNAVRQMLADGISEQKVCKYMGISKNDLKILLSK; this is encoded by the coding sequence ATGAAGCAGGAAGAGAAAAGAACTCGAAACAGACGAACCAATGAACAATTGGACACGGATGTCATGTCCGAACTCGAAAGACTTGTGGCGGAACAGGGCTTCGGCAACGTCAATCTGAGCACCTTGACGAAAGCCGCAGGGATAGAGGCCAACGTATTCTATAGAAGATACGGGTCGATGGACAATCTCTATGACAAACTGGCCAAGCAATATGACTTCTGGATGAACAACGCCATCGACATTTCCAACATACATGTATTGGGCCCTAAAAAGTTCTTTGCCGAAACCTTCAAGACGCTTTTCAGGAACTTGTCCGAAAATCCCGTCATGCAAAAGCTGTTGCTTTACGAAATGTCAGTCGTCAATGACACCACTAAGAGAACGGCGGAGACGCGAGACATCATGAACCTTAATTTGATAACGTATTACGAAACGCTGTTTAAACCGGCGAAAGTCAATATAAAGAGCATTGCCGCCATCCTAATCGGAGGAATTTACTATTTGATACTTCATAAGGAGTGTGCCAAAATCTGCACGATAGACTTCGATACCCCGGAAGGAGAAAAGGCCTTTTCAGAGGGAGTGGACTTTCTTACGGATGCTGTTTTCAATAGACTGGAAGCGTATGAAAGAGACCGAAACGCAGTCCGGCAAATGCTGGCCGACGGCATAAGCGAACAGAAGGTCTGCAAATACATGGGCATCAGTAAGAACGATTTGAAAATATTGCTCTCAAAGTAA
- a CDS encoding Crp/Fnr family transcriptional regulator yields MEALLKETVDATVNSRYPSMTLESRKMIEEILIRKEVEKGELLLNEGQISHNIVLVGKGMLRQFYYKSGKDVTEHFSYEGCIIICIESTLKQEPTRLMIEALESSVVYLLPYNKLLRLTEISWEINMFYRKILEYSLIVSQVKADSWRFETARERYNQLMEHQPEVIKRAPLSHIASYLLMTPETLSRVRSGIL; encoded by the coding sequence ATGGAAGCATTATTGAAAGAAACCGTAGATGCAACTGTCAACTCTCGCTATCCGAGCATGACACTCGAAAGCAGAAAGATGATAGAAGAAATACTCATTCGCAAAGAAGTTGAAAAGGGTGAACTGCTCCTTAATGAAGGGCAAATCAGCCATAACATAGTGCTTGTAGGCAAAGGCATGCTACGCCAATTCTATTATAAAAGCGGAAAAGATGTGACCGAACATTTTTCTTATGAAGGTTGCATCATCATCTGCATAGAAAGTACCCTGAAGCAAGAACCCACCCGTCTCATGATTGAAGCATTGGAATCCAGTGTCGTTTATCTGTTGCCATACAACAAGTTGCTACGACTCACTGAAATATCATGGGAAATAAACATGTTCTACCGCAAGATACTGGAGTATTCACTCATCGTCTCACAAGTCAAAGCAGACTCATGGAGGTTTGAAACGGCACGCGAACGTTACAACCAGCTTATGGAGCATCAGCCGGAAGTCATCAAAAGGGCTCCTCTTTCACACATTGCATCTTACTTGCTGATGACACCGGAAACGTTGAGTCGAGTACGCTCGGGCATACTGTAA
- a CDS encoding helix-turn-helix domain-containing protein — translation METKSIRNVDISLIQHLPMIDFIGNDFAIFDDIKDMPLSPYPTRLNAACFSICLKGWCKMHINLQEYVLSEGMMGIILPDQIVQQGERSEDFSGIFIAVSKDFIDGVQPAMQQLLPLFFLIRERPCVYITPEELQSFKDYHSFLWSRVKLKDNPFRMEITQGLLLSLFYEIYYIYQGHATKERIPKSRKEELFERFLRLISESYKEERSVSHYAGKMFLTAKHLSTVVREVSGKTAGEWIDRLVILEAKALLKSSELSVQEIADELHFANQSFFGKYFKHHTGVSPKEYRKQ, via the coding sequence ATGGAAACTAAAAGCATACGGAATGTAGATATCTCTTTGATACAACATTTGCCGATGATTGACTTCATCGGCAATGATTTTGCCATTTTCGATGATATAAAAGACATGCCTTTGTCTCCTTATCCCACTCGTTTGAATGCTGCCTGTTTCAGTATCTGTCTGAAAGGGTGGTGCAAGATGCACATTAATTTGCAGGAATACGTGTTGTCCGAAGGCATGATGGGTATTATACTTCCTGACCAGATTGTTCAGCAAGGAGAGCGTTCGGAGGATTTCTCGGGTATCTTCATTGCTGTTTCCAAAGATTTTATAGATGGGGTGCAGCCTGCTATGCAGCAATTGCTGCCTTTGTTCTTTCTCATTAGAGAGCGTCCCTGCGTTTACATTACTCCGGAAGAATTGCAATCGTTTAAGGATTATCATTCTTTTCTTTGGAGCAGGGTGAAATTAAAGGATAATCCTTTTCGTATGGAGATTACACAGGGCTTGCTGCTGTCCTTGTTTTATGAAATTTATTATATTTATCAAGGGCATGCCACAAAGGAGCGCATTCCAAAGAGCCGGAAAGAAGAATTGTTTGAACGTTTTCTCCGTCTTATTTCCGAATCCTATAAAGAAGAACGTAGTGTATCCCACTATGCCGGCAAGATGTTTCTTACCGCCAAGCATCTTTCCACCGTAGTAAGAGAGGTCAGTGGAAAAACGGCAGGAGAGTGGATTGATCGTCTGGTAATCTTGGAGGCCAAGGCTTTGTTGAAGTCTTCGGAGTTAAGTGTTCAGGAGATTGCGGATGAATTGCACTTTGCCAATCAGTCATTCTTCGGTAAATACTTCAAGCATCACACGGGGGTGTCTCCTAAAGAATATCGTAAGCAATAA
- a CDS encoding TonB-dependent receptor, whose protein sequence is MKHYILALVFVILGAGVVYAVNPIKEGNMISGHVIGKGTEENIPYATVLIVGTGQGTVSNEEGQFEFRKLPAGKYKLRVSAVGYKTQEKEVEVNRDFTAVVHFQMVEESFITDEVVVSANRNEVSRKDAPVVVNVMSTKLFEMVNSTDLAKTLNYQSGLRVENNCQNCGFPQVRINGLEGPYSQILINSRPIISALSGVYGLEQIPVNMIERVEVVRGGGSALFGANAVGGTINIITKDPVNNSFQVSSMFSNMDGKSWEQYMGGNVSMVSKDNSYGIALYESYRNRNPYDRDGDGFSELGKLNMNTFGFRAYYRPTHFSRINLEYHTTNEFRRGGNKFDLQPHETDITEQTKHVINSGGMSYDLFWKEYKHKISIYGSIQHTDRNSYYGARQDMNAYGKTKDLTWVVGGMYVGNMDNCFFAPATFTGGLEYQDNSLHDIMTGYHRDMQQDVRIASAFVQNEWKMNYFTMLVGARLDKHNLIDNLIFSPRVNLLYKPADNFQARLTYSTGFRAPQAYDEDLHVTAVGGEGVQIKLADNLHEERSNSYSGSVDWIVYMGHWQANILVEGFYTDLQHVFVLEEIGKNQQGDVIKERRNGNGARVYGVNLDAKFAHGKKAQFQLGFTAQRSRYTQEEAWTKVNGVNLTTKRMPRTPDYYGYFTFSSAPVKNFDFSLSGTYTGKMIVPHYAPKDAPEGAFWNIEKDRMENTPQFLDLNLKLNYTFVLRDHIKLQLNTGMQNIFNSFQKDLDKGTLRDSGYFYGPTQPRTFFIGFKIMS, encoded by the coding sequence ATGAAACATTATATATTGGCGTTGGTATTTGTTATACTGGGCGCAGGCGTAGTGTATGCCGTAAATCCTATTAAGGAAGGCAATATGATTTCCGGTCATGTGATTGGGAAAGGAACAGAAGAAAATATACCCTATGCCACAGTTTTGATTGTAGGAACCGGGCAGGGAACAGTGTCCAATGAAGAGGGACAATTTGAATTCCGCAAGCTTCCGGCAGGGAAATACAAGCTCCGGGTGTCTGCTGTGGGATATAAGACACAAGAGAAAGAGGTGGAAGTGAATAGGGATTTCACTGCGGTTGTACATTTTCAGATGGTAGAAGAAAGTTTTATTACCGATGAAGTGGTGGTATCTGCCAATCGCAATGAAGTGAGCCGTAAGGATGCTCCGGTAGTTGTCAATGTGATGAGTACGAAGCTTTTCGAGATGGTTAATTCCACTGATTTGGCCAAGACATTGAATTATCAGTCCGGACTGCGTGTGGAAAACAATTGTCAGAACTGTGGTTTTCCTCAAGTACGTATTAATGGTCTGGAGGGACCTTACTCTCAGATATTGATAAACAGCCGTCCTATAATCAGTGCACTGAGTGGTGTATATGGTTTGGAACAAATTCCGGTGAATATGATTGAACGTGTGGAAGTGGTGCGCGGTGGTGGCTCTGCTTTGTTTGGCGCCAATGCTGTGGGGGGAACAATTAATATCATCACTAAAGATCCGGTCAATAACTCTTTTCAGGTATCAAGCATGTTTTCTAATATGGATGGAAAGTCCTGGGAGCAATATATGGGAGGCAACGTGTCAATGGTTTCCAAAGATAACTCCTATGGCATAGCTCTTTATGAAAGTTACCGTAACCGTAATCCTTACGACCGTGATGGTGACGGCTTTTCTGAATTGGGCAAACTGAATATGAACACTTTTGGCTTTCGCGCCTATTACCGGCCTACCCATTTCAGCCGTATTAATCTGGAATACCATACTACTAACGAGTTTCGTCGCGGGGGTAACAAATTTGATTTACAACCTCATGAAACAGATATTACAGAGCAGACCAAACATGTCATTAACAGTGGAGGAATGAGTTATGATTTGTTTTGGAAAGAATATAAACATAAGATTTCAATTTACGGATCTATTCAGCATACAGACCGTAACAGTTATTATGGCGCCCGGCAGGATATGAATGCATACGGCAAGACTAAAGATTTGACCTGGGTGGTCGGTGGCATGTATGTAGGCAATATGGATAATTGTTTCTTTGCACCTGCCACATTTACCGGCGGACTGGAATATCAGGATAACTCTTTGCATGACATCATGACAGGCTATCACCGTGATATGCAGCAGGATGTACGCATTGCCAGCGCTTTTGTTCAGAATGAATGGAAGATGAACTATTTCACTATGCTGGTTGGCGCCCGCCTGGATAAGCACAATCTGATTGACAATCTCATCTTCAGTCCTCGTGTCAATCTGCTCTATAAGCCTGCGGACAATTTTCAGGCGCGCTTGACGTATTCTACCGGTTTCCGTGCCCCTCAGGCATACGATGAAGACTTGCATGTTACTGCTGTGGGAGGTGAAGGTGTACAGATTAAGCTGGCGGACAACTTGCATGAGGAACGTTCCAACAGTTATAGCGGCTCTGTGGATTGGATTGTTTATATGGGGCATTGGCAGGCGAATATTCTTGTAGAAGGTTTCTATACGGACTTGCAGCACGTTTTTGTTTTGGAGGAAATCGGTAAGAATCAGCAGGGTGATGTTATCAAAGAACGTCGTAACGGAAATGGGGCCCGTGTATATGGAGTTAATCTGGATGCAAAGTTTGCTCATGGGAAAAAAGCCCAATTCCAGTTGGGATTTACGGCGCAGCGTAGTCGTTATACTCAAGAAGAAGCTTGGACGAAAGTAAATGGGGTGAATTTGACAACCAAACGCATGCCGCGTACCCCGGATTATTATGGTTATTTCACGTTTTCGTCTGCGCCGGTGAAGAATTTTGACTTTTCATTGTCGGGCACTTATACCGGCAAGATGATTGTTCCCCACTATGCTCCTAAAGATGCTCCTGAAGGTGCATTCTGGAATATAGAGAAAGACCGTATGGAGAATACTCCTCAATTTCTGGATCTGAACCTGAAATTGAACTATACCTTCGTACTTCGTGATCACATTAAGTTACAACTGAATACCGGTATGCAGAATATTTTCAATAGCTTCCAAAAGGACTTGGATAAAGGGACGTTACGTGATTCCGGTTATTTCTATGGACCGACACAGCCCCGAACCTTCTTCATCGGGTTCAAAATCATGAGTTAG